One window of the Bacteroidales bacterium genome contains the following:
- a CDS encoding SDR family oxidoreductase has translation MKKTALITGASSGIGLELARIHAAKGGNLVLVARSKSKLDELKIELEKKHGISVYVIGKDLSSPNAAAEVYAELKQQKIDIDYLINNAGFGDYGLFFDSDWEKQEQMINLNILALTHFTKLFLKDMVERKNGKILNIASTASFQPGPTMAVYCATKSYVLSFSEAINNEVREFGVTVTALCPGATTSGFQAAASLEGSNLFEGKKLPTSMEVAKYGYKAMMKGKAVAIHGLMNSIMANSIRFTPRSLVVKITRMILEKKN, from the coding sequence ATGAAAAAGACAGCATTAATTACGGGCGCATCAAGCGGAATTGGTTTAGAACTAGCAAGAATTCATGCAGCAAAAGGCGGTAACCTTGTTTTGGTTGCACGCAGTAAAAGCAAATTGGATGAGCTAAAGATTGAACTTGAGAAGAAACATGGCATTTCAGTTTATGTCATTGGTAAAGATCTATCATCGCCAAATGCGGCAGCAGAGGTATATGCCGAATTAAAACAACAAAAAATTGATATTGATTATCTTATCAATAACGCAGGTTTTGGCGATTACGGATTATTTTTTGACTCAGATTGGGAGAAGCAGGAGCAAATGATAAATCTAAATATCTTGGCTCTTACTCACTTTACAAAACTTTTCTTGAAAGATATGGTTGAACGCAAAAATGGGAAAATCTTAAATATTGCATCTACTGCATCCTTTCAACCTGGCCCAACAATGGCAGTATACTGCGCCACTAAATCCTATGTTCTAAGTTTCTCCGAAGCAATAAATAATGAGGTTAGAGAATTTGGAGTAACCGTTACAGCACTTTGCCCAGGTGCAACTACAAGCGGCTTTCAGGCAGCAGCATCATTGGAGGGAAGCAATCTTTTCGAGGGGAAAAAACTTCCTACCTCAATGGAGGTTGCAAAATATGGCTACAAAGCAATGATGAAAGGGAAAGCAGTTGCCATTCATGGCTTAATGAATTCAATAATGGCAAATTCTATCAGATTTACACCTCGCTCTCTTGTAGTTAAGATAACTAGAATGATCCTTGAGAAAAAGAATTGA
- the recA gene encoding recombinase RecA: protein MEKTENKEKKEISKDKLKALQLTLDKIEKDFGKGSIMKMGDKAISDIPSISSGSIALDIALGIGGYPRGRVVEIFGPESSGKTTLAIHAIAEAQKLGGIAAIIDAEHAFDRTYAEKLGVDVETLLISQPDNGEQALEIADNLIRSGAIDIIVIDSVAALTPKAEIEGEMGDSKMGLQARLMSQALRKLTGTISKTNTCCVFINQLRDKIGVMFGNPETTTGGNALKFYATVRVDIRKLNQIKDGDESTGNRVRVKIVKNKLAPPFKKAEFDLVYGEGISKTGEIIDLGVELNIVKKSGSWFSYGETRLGQGRDAVRQLLIDNVELSDELEKKIREALKNK, encoded by the coding sequence ATGGAAAAAACTGAAAACAAAGAGAAGAAGGAGATCAGTAAAGATAAATTAAAAGCCCTTCAGCTCACTCTCGATAAAATCGAAAAGGATTTTGGGAAAGGTTCTATTATGAAGATGGGCGATAAGGCCATTTCTGATATACCTAGCATTTCATCTGGCTCTATTGCACTGGATATTGCCCTTGGAATTGGTGGTTACCCAAGAGGACGTGTTGTTGAGATTTTTGGCCCTGAGTCATCGGGAAAAACAACCCTTGCAATACATGCAATTGCTGAAGCACAGAAACTTGGTGGTATTGCTGCAATAATCGATGCTGAACATGCTTTCGACCGCACATATGCTGAGAAGTTGGGTGTTGATGTTGAAACTCTACTTATCTCTCAACCCGATAACGGTGAGCAAGCACTTGAGATAGCCGATAATCTTATTCGCTCAGGTGCAATTGATATTATTGTGATTGACTCTGTTGCAGCCCTTACACCAAAAGCCGAAATTGAAGGTGAGATGGGTGATAGCAAAATGGGATTACAGGCTCGACTCATGTCGCAAGCACTACGTAAACTTACAGGAACAATCAGCAAAACCAATACGTGCTGCGTTTTCATCAACCAGCTACGCGATAAAATTGGTGTGATGTTTGGCAATCCCGAAACCACTACAGGTGGTAATGCCCTTAAATTCTACGCTACCGTTCGTGTTGATATTCGTAAGCTAAACCAAATAAAGGATGGCGATGAATCAACAGGTAATCGTGTACGTGTAAAGATTGTAAAGAATAAACTTGCGCCACCATTCAAAAAGGCTGAGTTTGATCTTGTTTACGGAGAAGGTATCTCCAAAACTGGTGAAATTATCGACTTGGGAGTAGAATTGAACATCGTTAAAAAGAGCGGCTCATGGTTTAGCTATGGCGAAACCCGCTTAGGACAAGGTCGTGACGCTGTACGTCAACTTTTAATCGATAATGTTGAGTTATCGGATGAGTTGGAGAAGAAGATTAGGGAAGCACTAAAGAATAAATAA
- a CDS encoding patatin-like phospholipase family protein, translating to MKLSNQSKIQSVLLAIQDFLLLLSKCWLSIVMLLVGAYAFLLNDQGQDVVTAFNEHTNPLMSLATASCMLLWGIQSWFGARLALNLSNIGEINYKRDGILPVWLPIILGFLSTTVFYISYWCFSETQWWVDKIILILPIILYCYIILNGKNLINIWNKSSISGMIDFQIETTALSDQALEYAGVSKVEKWFFVLSLILFPLLVITIWIFPVAFPTSCTPTIIILLGIAVWTALGTAFMVLEKNVKSPLVLLLVVVILIFAFSFINNNHTVRTIETASKTESIESSVEKWVNQLPSDSGKIKTLYIACGEGGGIRAAYWTASILASLTDSDPKFPNHLFALSSVSGGSLGASAYNSILKFNDKNDSLTKQVRKFMKEDYLSPVTAAFLFPDAFQRFLFFPFGPFDRARYLEQSWEKGWAKNFSGKINPFSDGMQELYANNSMLPNLFINSTHTESGRRAVASNLSWDENEWRSNNVNNLIGKDMPLSTATLLSARFPILTPGAKIDSLNTYWGTLVDGGYYDNYGTVTAANLYYDIRKVYKPSQLRIVVLMILNGDNVPENPKPLKCAYELLTVPTTFLNARTVRPENSLDMLSAILTANKDTVITIQLVRNKGENLPLGWCLSDKAMNIMDKQIKSNPWLTQKKQILELMH from the coding sequence ATGAAATTATCAAATCAATCAAAAATTCAGTCTGTACTTCTTGCCATTCAGGACTTCTTACTACTCCTTTCCAAATGCTGGTTAAGTATTGTAATGCTATTGGTTGGAGCATACGCATTCCTCCTCAACGATCAGGGTCAGGATGTTGTAACAGCATTCAATGAGCATACCAATCCGTTAATGTCGCTTGCTACCGCATCATGTATGCTATTATGGGGTATTCAAAGCTGGTTTGGTGCACGTTTAGCTCTCAACTTATCAAATATTGGTGAAATAAACTATAAACGAGATGGCATATTGCCTGTTTGGTTACCCATAATCCTTGGGTTTCTATCCACAACGGTTTTTTATATATCATATTGGTGTTTTAGCGAAACCCAATGGTGGGTGGATAAAATTATCCTTATCCTACCTATAATTCTTTATTGCTATATTATTCTCAACGGCAAGAATCTAATCAATATATGGAACAAATCAAGCATATCGGGAATGATCGACTTTCAAATTGAAACAACCGCTTTATCAGATCAAGCCCTTGAATATGCTGGGGTTTCAAAAGTAGAAAAATGGTTTTTTGTATTGTCACTGATACTCTTTCCCCTGCTAGTTATAACAATTTGGATATTCCCAGTTGCATTCCCAACAAGCTGCACACCAACAATTATTATATTGCTAGGTATTGCTGTTTGGACAGCCCTAGGCACTGCCTTTATGGTATTGGAGAAAAATGTGAAAAGCCCTTTGGTACTATTGCTAGTAGTAGTTATTTTAATCTTTGCCTTTAGCTTTATAAACAACAACCATACGGTAAGAACAATAGAAACTGCTTCAAAAACTGAATCCATTGAAAGTTCTGTTGAGAAATGGGTTAACCAGCTACCCTCCGATTCAGGCAAAATAAAAACGCTCTACATTGCTTGTGGCGAAGGAGGCGGCATTAGGGCTGCGTACTGGACTGCTTCGATATTAGCATCCTTAACCGATTCTGATCCCAAATTTCCAAACCATCTTTTCGCTTTAAGTAGTGTTTCAGGTGGCAGCCTTGGAGCATCAGCATACAACTCCATACTGAAATTCAATGATAAGAATGATAGTTTAACAAAACAGGTACGGAAATTCATGAAGGAGGATTACCTTTCGCCTGTTACTGCTGCATTTCTTTTCCCCGATGCTTTTCAACGCTTTTTGTTTTTCCCATTCGGTCCATTCGATAGGGCTAGGTATTTGGAACAATCATGGGAGAAAGGTTGGGCAAAGAATTTCTCTGGTAAAATAAATCCTTTCTCCGATGGCATGCAAGAATTATATGCAAATAACAGTATGCTGCCAAACCTTTTCATTAACAGTACACACACCGAAAGCGGACGCAGGGCAGTAGCATCAAACCTTTCATGGGATGAGAATGAGTGGCGATCAAACAATGTAAACAATCTAATTGGCAAAGATATGCCGCTAAGTACCGCCACGCTTTTAAGCGCACGTTTCCCCATTTTAACTCCCGGAGCAAAAATTGACTCACTTAATACATATTGGGGTACCCTTGTAGACGGCGGATATTACGATAATTACGGAACTGTAACCGCTGCCAATTTATACTATGATATTAGAAAAGTATACAAACCCTCACAATTAAGAATTGTAGTACTAATGATTTTAAATGGCGATAACGTTCCAGAAAACCCTAAACCATTAAAGTGTGCATACGAATTACTTACTGTGCCTACTACATTCTTAAACGCAAGAACCGTAAGACCTGAGAACTCTTTGGACATGCTAAGTGCTATACTTACAGCGAATAAAGACACAGTTATTACCATTCAACTTGTGCGTAATAAGGGAGAAAACTTACCGTTAGGCTGGTGCCTGTCCGATAAAGCCATGAATATTATGGATAAACAGATAAAAAGCAACCCCTGGCTTACTCAGAAAAAGCAGATTCTTGAGCTAATGCATTAA
- a CDS encoding TetR/AcrR family transcriptional regulator: protein MPKIKDDSKVKAIHKAAMKLVIKTGFVGLRMADVAVEAGLATGTLYVYYKSKEALINDVFYETKKEVVDNILDPKHQSETFYSTFRNIWFSYFKFCFENPEKMLFCEQFLYSGYISKDLIDKVELMFEPLHQTLIDAQKNGLIKQVDVEILIAQMHGAIHEIVKILMKQKKQLGKIQLQRCFDMAWDSVKQ, encoded by the coding sequence ATGCCAAAGATTAAAGACGATAGTAAGGTTAAGGCTATTCACAAAGCTGCAATGAAACTGGTAATTAAAACGGGTTTTGTAGGGCTAAGGATGGCTGATGTAGCTGTTGAAGCAGGCTTGGCAACTGGAACACTTTATGTATACTACAAGAGCAAAGAAGCATTAATTAATGATGTTTTTTATGAAACGAAGAAAGAGGTTGTTGACAATATATTAGATCCCAAGCATCAATCGGAAACATTCTATTCAACATTCCGAAACATTTGGTTCTCTTATTTCAAATTTTGCTTTGAGAACCCTGAGAAGATGCTTTTCTGTGAACAATTCCTTTATAGCGGCTATATCTCCAAGGATTTGATTGATAAGGTTGAACTGATGTTTGAACCGCTCCATCAAACGCTTATAGATGCACAGAAAAACGGACTTATTAAACAGGTGGATGTTGAGATATTGATAGCTCAAATGCATGGAGCAATTCACGAAATAGTTAAAATTCTAATGAAACAAAAAAAACAATTGGGTAAAATCCAACTTCAAAGATGTTTTGATATGGCATGGGATAGCGTTAAGCAATAA
- a CDS encoding YwbE family protein yields the protein MDGNKRIDIKPGLHVNIILKKDQRSGVLTEGFVKDILTSAPVHHRGIKVRLEDGQIGRVKEILE from the coding sequence ATGGATGGAAATAAACGAATTGATATTAAGCCTGGCCTTCATGTGAACATAATACTAAAGAAGGATCAACGCTCAGGAGTTTTAACCGAGGGTTTTGTTAAGGATATTCTTACCAGCGCACCGGTGCATCATCGGGGGATAAAAGTTAGGTTAGAGGATGGTCAAATTGGAAGAGTAAAAGAGATACTGGAGTAA
- a CDS encoding ABC transporter ATP-binding protein, whose protein sequence is MENLLISIRGLRKTYSQGKSSNEVLKGIDLDIKAGQIIGYIGPNGAGKSTTVKILCGIITDFEGDIQVFGMNLKDQGLEIKKRIGYVPENGALYDLLTPREYLNFIGTLYGIAKNNLESRINHLISFFGMEKNADQRMDTFSKGMKQKILIMAGIINNPDIIFLDEPLSGLDANSVILVKEMLTRMAAEGKTIFFCSHLMDVVEKISDRIILINDGKVLADGTFDELKTEKAETLEKLFANLTGNQDSGFNSDIFSKAFEEK, encoded by the coding sequence ATGGAAAATCTATTAATTTCAATTCGAGGGCTTAGAAAAACCTACTCTCAAGGAAAATCGAGTAATGAGGTGTTGAAGGGAATCGATTTGGATATTAAGGCAGGGCAGATTATCGGGTATATTGGCCCTAATGGAGCGGGCAAGAGTACTACGGTGAAGATACTCTGTGGTATTATAACAGATTTCGAAGGCGATATTCAGGTATTCGGCATGAATTTAAAGGATCAAGGCCTTGAGATTAAAAAACGAATTGGATATGTTCCAGAGAATGGCGCACTATACGATCTCCTAACTCCCCGTGAATACTTAAATTTCATTGGAACTCTATACGGAATTGCGAAGAATAATTTAGAATCGAGAATTAACCATTTGATCTCCTTTTTTGGAATGGAGAAAAATGCCGATCAGCGCATGGATACCTTCTCCAAAGGGATGAAGCAGAAAATCCTAATCATGGCTGGTATTATAAACAATCCCGATATTATCTTCCTTGACGAACCGCTTTCCGGACTTGATGCCAATTCGGTTATCCTTGTTAAGGAAATGCTTACCCGGATGGCTGCCGAGGGCAAAACAATCTTCTTCTGCTCCCATTTAATGGATGTTGTTGAAAAGATATCGGATAGGATAATCCTTATTAACGATGGCAAAGTGCTTGCCGATGGAACTTTCGATGAGCTAAAAACCGAGAAGGCCGAAACCCTCGAAAAGCTATTTGCAAACCTTACTGGGAATCAGGATAGCGGATTTAATTCCGATATTTTCAGCAAAGCCTTTGAGGAGAAGTAG
- a CDS encoding PQQ-like beta-propeller repeat protein: MNLKRILFLSAACLIFSASLTAQEVLQFRGADRSGVYKESNLLKSWPVAGPNLLWESEGIGNGYGSPAITSKNIFIEGEIDTVNYLFALDLSGKIQWKTKIGKEWVINYPGVRTTPTVVNDLIYISTGWGKVACIEANTGKEKWSVDMIKDFHAKQISFGFSESLLTEDNKVYISPGSADTNIVALDRFTGTTLWISKALGEKTAYCSPLLIKLPQRNILVTFSSHALLGIDTKDGKLLWSHVQDSKGDVQVNTPLYENGYIYYISGDGNGSVKLKLSDDGTSITQVWRNKKSDNTFGAFIKVNDYIYTSGYEKWLYYTLDANSGAITDSVKFSRGSIISADNLLYLYNEKGQVGLFNPNGPKLDQISTFKITKGTKAHYSHPIICNGILYIRHGKSLLAYDIKNK, translated from the coding sequence ATGAATTTAAAAAGAATACTTTTTCTTTCGGCTGCATGTTTAATTTTTTCAGCAAGCCTTACTGCTCAGGAGGTTCTTCAATTTCGTGGTGCGGATCGAAGCGGAGTTTATAAAGAATCAAACTTATTAAAAAGTTGGCCAGTTGCAGGACCAAATCTTCTTTGGGAATCCGAGGGCATTGGCAATGGATATGGCTCCCCAGCTATAACCTCGAAAAATATTTTTATTGAAGGAGAAATTGACACTGTCAACTACCTGTTTGCCCTTGATTTATCGGGGAAAATTCAATGGAAAACCAAAATTGGTAAGGAATGGGTTATCAACTATCCTGGAGTTCGCACTACACCTACAGTTGTAAATGATCTAATCTATATTTCCACTGGTTGGGGGAAAGTTGCATGTATCGAGGCCAATACTGGCAAGGAAAAATGGTCGGTTGATATGATAAAAGATTTCCATGCAAAGCAAATTAGCTTTGGCTTCTCTGAATCGCTTCTAACAGAGGATAATAAAGTTTACATTTCGCCTGGTAGTGCTGATACAAATATCGTTGCACTCGACCGTTTTACTGGTACAACACTATGGATTAGCAAAGCACTAGGGGAAAAGACTGCATATTGCTCACCACTGCTAATAAAACTGCCTCAGCGAAATATTTTAGTCACCTTTTCCTCACATGCCCTACTGGGTATTGACACAAAAGATGGAAAATTACTATGGTCGCATGTGCAAGATTCAAAAGGTGATGTTCAGGTAAATACTCCTCTTTACGAAAATGGTTATATCTATTACATCTCTGGTGATGGGAATGGTTCCGTTAAACTTAAATTATCCGATGATGGAACCTCTATTACTCAAGTATGGAGAAACAAAAAAAGCGATAATACATTTGGTGCGTTCATCAAGGTAAACGATTACATATATACCTCTGGTTACGAAAAATGGTTATACTATACACTCGATGCAAATAGTGGTGCAATAACTGATTCAGTAAAGTTCTCCCGTGGCTCAATAATTTCAGCTGATAATCTACTTTACCTTTACAACGAAAAGGGTCAAGTGGGTTTATTCAATCCAAATGGACCGAAACTTGATCAGATCAGTACATTTAAAATAACAAAAGGTACAAAGGCGCATTACTCTCATCCAATAATTTGCAACGGGATTTTATATATAAGGCATGGAAAATCATTACTAGCCTACGATATCAAAAACAAATAG
- a CDS encoding RluA family pseudouridine synthase encodes MDSKEYLHKTDSKKKSEVKLTVSEGTVLMKFLLAQIPYKNRDNFKTLLFDKQIKVDGEIVTWYNYPLTPGQEVTVGWDKTPPVKQYIGVKIMFEDQYLIVIEKNTGVLSIATEKEKVQTAYSILSRHVKVQNPSNRIFVVHRIDRETSGVMVFAKSEEIQLKLQENWNDTILERTYLAVVEGEIDRPKGTIVSYLRESIALIVYSSNKSTEGQKAITNYKVVQKNARYTLLEVNLETGRKNQIRVHMQLIGHSVIGDKKYGSTVNPISRLGLHAQVLSFTHPISKEPMRFETPIPKAFLKLF; translated from the coding sequence ATGGATAGTAAAGAATATCTACATAAAACTGATAGCAAGAAGAAATCAGAGGTAAAACTGACTGTGTCAGAAGGGACAGTCCTTATGAAGTTTTTGCTTGCGCAAATACCGTATAAGAATCGCGATAATTTCAAAACTCTTTTATTTGATAAACAAATTAAGGTTGATGGCGAAATTGTAACATGGTACAATTATCCTTTAACACCCGGACAAGAGGTTACAGTTGGTTGGGACAAGACACCCCCAGTTAAGCAGTACATCGGAGTTAAGATAATGTTTGAGGATCAATACCTGATTGTTATTGAAAAAAACACTGGAGTACTCTCAATTGCTACGGAAAAGGAGAAAGTTCAGACCGCTTACAGCATCTTGAGCCGCCATGTTAAAGTGCAAAACCCATCGAACAGGATATTTGTAGTTCATAGAATTGATAGGGAGACATCTGGGGTTATGGTTTTTGCTAAGAGCGAGGAAATTCAGCTAAAACTGCAAGAGAATTGGAACGATACTATCCTAGAACGAACCTACCTTGCCGTAGTAGAAGGCGAAATTGATAGGCCAAAAGGCACAATTGTTTCATACCTCAGGGAGAGCATTGCGCTTATTGTTTACTCAAGCAATAAATCTACCGAAGGGCAAAAAGCAATAACCAACTACAAGGTGGTTCAAAAGAATGCACGCTACACATTGCTTGAGGTAAATCTTGAGACTGGTCGTAAAAACCAGATAAGGGTTCACATGCAATTAATTGGGCATAGCGTAATTGGCGATAAAAAGTATGGCTCAACCGTAAATCCTATTAGCCGCTTAGGGCTGCATGCACAAGTACTTTCATTTACACACCCAATCAGCAAAGAGCCAATGCGATTTGAAACACCAATTCCAAAGGCGTTTTTAAAACTGTTTTAG
- the bcp gene encoding thioredoxin-dependent thiol peroxidase, translating into MNLKSGDKAPEFTSVDQNGKPIKLSDYKGKKLILYFYPKDNTSGCTAEACSLRDGYEQLGNLGYEVVGVSPDSEKSHQNFIKKYELPFQLIADSDQTVANLYGVWAEKKMYGRSYMGILRTTFLIDEKGVITHIISKVNTSDHVNQILQIVEKT; encoded by the coding sequence ATAAATTTAAAATCAGGCGATAAGGCTCCCGAGTTTACCTCGGTTGACCAGAATGGTAAGCCGATTAAGCTATCGGATTACAAGGGGAAGAAACTTATTCTTTACTTCTACCCGAAGGATAATACATCTGGCTGCACTGCCGAGGCATGTAGTCTTCGCGATGGTTACGAGCAACTTGGCAACCTAGGATACGAGGTGGTTGGGGTTAGCCCCGATAGCGAGAAATCGCATCAGAATTTTATTAAGAAGTACGAGTTGCCATTCCAATTAATTGCCGACAGCGATCAAACTGTTGCAAATCTATACGGCGTTTGGGCTGAAAAGAAGATGTATGGCAGAAGTTACATGGGTATTCTAAGAACAACATTTCTGATTGATGAAAAGGGTGTTATAACCCACATAATATCTAAAGTTAACACTAGTGATCACGTAAATCAAATCCTCCAAATAGTTGAAAAAACCTAA
- a CDS encoding DNA-3-methyladenine glycosylase I, which yields MEKPKSYCEAILNYNETNVHRIYHDTAYGFPIEDDNELFERLVLEINQAGLSWSTILNKQQNFKKAYHQFSIAKVASYNEADRQRLLSDEGIIRNRLKVDAAIHNANIIMQLQKEHGSFKKWLDHHHPKTKEEWTKLFKKTFKFTGGEIVNEFLMSTGYLPGAHIENCPIHKKVVKLKPAWVKK from the coding sequence ATGGAAAAACCAAAATCATACTGCGAAGCAATACTAAACTACAACGAAACCAATGTTCACCGTATCTATCACGATACAGCCTATGGTTTCCCAATTGAGGATGATAATGAGCTTTTCGAACGATTGGTGCTGGAAATTAATCAGGCAGGATTAAGCTGGTCAACCATCCTAAACAAGCAGCAAAACTTCAAAAAAGCGTACCATCAGTTCAGCATCGCAAAAGTTGCCTCCTACAACGAAGCGGATAGACAACGTTTACTGAGCGATGAAGGCATTATTCGTAACCGTTTAAAGGTTGATGCTGCAATTCACAACGCTAACATCATCATGCAGCTGCAAAAGGAACATGGATCATTCAAAAAATGGTTGGATCATCATCATCCAAAAACCAAGGAGGAATGGACTAAACTATTCAAGAAAACATTCAAATTCACAGGAGGCGAAATTGTAAACGAATTCCTAATGAGCACAGGCTATCTGCCCGGTGCACACATAGAGAATTGCCCAATACACAAAAAGGTTGTTAAATTAAAACCTGCTTGGGTAAAAAAATAG